The proteins below come from a single Ruegeria sp. THAF33 genomic window:
- a CDS encoding PaaI family thioesterase: MVDKTVLARQFIEAIPHARALNLKLTQIGEGEAEITLPYNEDLIGDPRTGVIHGGAISTILDTCCGAAVMSHPSAPGGTATIDLRIDYMRAATPGQTVTAHAVCYHITRNVAFVRATAMDHDKDLPVATASGSFTVEGK, translated from the coding sequence ATGGTCGACAAGACAGTTTTAGCCCGCCAGTTTATTGAGGCGATCCCCCATGCGCGGGCATTGAACCTCAAGCTCACGCAGATCGGTGAGGGCGAGGCAGAGATCACTTTGCCCTACAATGAGGATCTGATCGGGGATCCGCGCACAGGGGTGATTCACGGTGGGGCGATTTCCACAATTCTGGACACATGCTGCGGTGCTGCTGTGATGAGCCACCCCTCGGCCCCCGGCGGGACAGCCACGATCGATCTGCGCATTGACTACATGCGCGCAGCGACACCGGGTCAGACGGTGACAGCGCATGCCGTCTGCTATCACATCACGCGGAACGTGGCGTTTGTACGAGCCACGGCTATGGACCATGACAAAGACCTGCCGGTGGCCACGGCCTCGGGGTCCTTTACGGTTGAGGGGAAATAA
- a CDS encoding cupin domain-containing protein has product MPKLDLSQIPFKGGSSYPGKLAEATAGRFVQRVGDAGGLTQYGVNIVRLEPQGLSSLRHYHMEQDEFAIMLSGKCVLIDDDGEHEMLPGDCAAWPAGEANGHHLVNKTDAPATFLVVGTRTPTETGYYSDIDMMVKDDENGFSFTRKDGSPLTADQIGDDND; this is encoded by the coding sequence ATGCCCAAGCTGGATCTCTCTCAGATCCCGTTCAAGGGGGGCTCGTCCTATCCGGGCAAGCTGGCCGAGGCGACCGCTGGTCGTTTCGTGCAGCGCGTCGGGGATGCGGGCGGGCTGACCCAGTACGGGGTCAACATCGTGCGGCTGGAGCCTCAGGGCCTCTCGTCGCTGCGCCACTACCATATGGAGCAGGACGAGTTTGCCATCATGCTCAGCGGCAAATGCGTGCTGATCGATGACGATGGTGAGCATGAGATGCTGCCCGGTGACTGCGCCGCTTGGCCCGCTGGTGAGGCCAATGGCCACCACCTTGTGAACAAGACCGATGCGCCCGCGACCTTTCTGGTGGTGGGCACGCGGACCCCGACCGAGACCGGCTATTACAGCGACATAGACATGATGGTGAAGGATGATGAAAACGGATTCTCTTTCACCCGGAAAGACGGCAGCCCGCTGACGGCTGACCAGATTGGAGATGACAATGACTGA
- a CDS encoding MerR family DNA-binding transcriptional regulator, with protein sequence MSNNRLSFKEMCAEFDVTPRTLRYYEYIELLQPDREGRSRFYGPRECARMKLIMRGRKFGFPLEEIRQWLLIYEDQGNEAQMATFVEMADRQMNELQQQRQQLDEAMDELKRLRDQTAKSLG encoded by the coding sequence ATGTCCAACAACCGTTTGTCATTCAAAGAGATGTGCGCCGAGTTCGACGTGACCCCGCGCACTCTGCGCTATTACGAATACATCGAACTTTTGCAACCGGACCGTGAAGGTCGGTCCCGGTTTTACGGCCCGCGCGAATGCGCGCGGATGAAGCTGATCATGCGCGGCCGCAAGTTCGGATTTCCCCTGGAAGAGATCCGCCAATGGCTTTTGATCTACGAAGATCAGGGCAATGAGGCGCAAATGGCCACCTTCGTCGAGATGGCGGATCGCCAGATGAACGAGCTTCAGCAGCAGCGCCAGCAACTGGACGAAGCCATGGACGAACTCAAGCGTCTGCGCGACCAGACGGCCAAGTCCTTGGGATAG
- a CDS encoding glutathione S-transferase family protein, translating to MTIKLHCFGESGNSYKAALALEMSGLDWEPVFVDFFNGVTRSPEFRSEINVMGEAPFMVDGDFQTSQSGAIQAYVTEKSGKFGGKNREENYDVLRWVLWDNHKLSSMAGLTRFLINFLPEQHRNPDVIAFNQGRLKAAYQVLNAHLEGRDWIVGDGVTNADLSCCGYLYYPEPFGFDRADWPNIDAWLTRLSEQPGWKHPYDLMPGNPSDRA from the coding sequence ATGACCATAAAACTGCACTGCTTCGGAGAAAGCGGCAATTCCTACAAGGCCGCTCTGGCGCTGGAGATGTCCGGCCTCGATTGGGAACCGGTCTTTGTCGATTTCTTCAACGGCGTCACCCGCAGCCCCGAATTCCGTTCGGAAATCAACGTGATGGGCGAAGCGCCCTTCATGGTCGATGGTGATTTCCAAACCTCCCAATCCGGTGCCATTCAAGCCTATGTGACTGAAAAATCCGGCAAGTTCGGCGGTAAAAACCGGGAAGAGAACTATGATGTCCTACGCTGGGTGCTGTGGGACAATCACAAGCTCAGCTCGATGGCGGGCCTGACCCGGTTCCTGATCAACTTTCTGCCCGAACAGCACCGCAACCCGGATGTGATCGCCTTCAACCAGGGCCGCCTGAAGGCCGCCTATCAGGTGCTGAACGCGCATCTGGAAGGCCGCGACTGGATCGTCGGTGACGGCGTGACCAACGCCGATCTCAGCTGCTGCGGCTATCTGTATTACCCCGAACCATTCGGCTTTGACCGTGCCGACTGGCCCAACATCGACGCCTGGTTGACTCGCCTGTCCGAACAGCCCGGCTGGAAACACCCCTATGACCTGATGCCCGGCAATCCGTCGGATCGAGCTTGA
- a CDS encoding acetyl-CoA C-acetyltransferase, with translation MTEAYIYDALRTPRGKGRKDGSLHEVTSVRLSALTLNAMKERNNLEGHAVEDVIWGNVTQVMEQGGCLARSAVLASDLDQSIPGLAINRFCASGMEAVNLAANQVKGGAGDAYIAGGVEMMGRVPMGSDGAAIAVDPSLAMETYFVPQGISADIIATEYGFSRDDADALAVESQKRAAEAWAENRFEKSIITVKDQNGLPILDRDEYMRPGTDMQSLGALNPSFQMMGEQMPGFDKVAMLKYPHLERINHIHHAGNSSGIVDGAAAVLIGNKEFGEKYGLKPRARIKATAKIGTDPTIMLTGPVPVTEKILADNGMKISDLDLFEVNEAFASVVLRFQQAFDVDPALVNVNGGSIAMGHPLGATGAIIIGTLLDELERQDKETGLATLCIASGMGAATIIERV, from the coding sequence ATGACCGAAGCTTATATTTATGACGCCCTGCGCACCCCGCGCGGCAAGGGCCGCAAGGATGGCAGCCTGCACGAGGTGACCTCGGTGCGCCTGTCCGCCCTGACCCTGAATGCGATGAAGGAACGCAACAACCTGGAAGGCCACGCCGTCGAGGACGTGATCTGGGGCAACGTCACGCAAGTGATGGAGCAAGGCGGCTGTCTGGCGCGCTCGGCTGTTCTGGCCTCGGATCTGGACCAGTCGATCCCCGGCCTGGCGATCAACCGCTTCTGCGCGAGCGGGATGGAAGCCGTGAACCTGGCCGCAAACCAGGTCAAAGGCGGCGCTGGCGACGCCTACATCGCAGGTGGCGTTGAGATGATGGGCCGTGTTCCCATGGGCAGCGACGGGGCGGCGATTGCCGTTGACCCCTCTCTGGCGATGGAGACCTACTTTGTGCCGCAGGGCATCTCGGCCGACATCATTGCCACGGAATACGGGTTCAGCCGCGATGACGCGGACGCTCTGGCAGTTGAGTCGCAAAAGCGCGCGGCGGAAGCCTGGGCGGAAAACCGGTTCGAAAAGTCGATCATCACGGTCAAAGACCAGAACGGCCTGCCCATTCTGGACCGCGACGAGTACATGCGGCCGGGCACCGACATGCAAAGCCTTGGCGCGCTGAACCCGTCCTTCCAGATGATGGGCGAGCAGATGCCCGGCTTCGACAAAGTGGCGATGCTGAAATACCCGCATCTTGAGCGGATCAATCACATCCACCATGCGGGCAACAGCTCGGGCATCGTGGATGGGGCTGCGGCCGTCCTGATCGGCAACAAGGAATTTGGTGAAAAATACGGCCTGAAACCGCGCGCCCGCATCAAGGCCACCGCCAAAATCGGCACCGACCCGACCATCATGCTGACCGGCCCGGTTCCTGTGACCGAGAAGATCCTGGCCGACAACGGCATGAAGATCAGCGATCTGGACCTGTTCGAGGTCAACGAAGCCTTTGCCTCGGTCGTGCTGCGGTTCCAGCAAGCGTTTGACGTCGATCCGGCGCTGGTCAACGTCAACGGCGGATCAATCGCGATGGGTCACCCGCTGGGCGCAACCGGTGCGATCATCATCGGCACCTTGCTGGATGAACTGGAGCGTCAGGACAAGGAAACCGGTCTGGCCACGCTTTGCATTGCGTCCGGCATGGGTGCGGCAACGATTATCGAGCGGGTCTGA
- a CDS encoding MerR family DNA-binding transcriptional regulator, producing MTEDVMTIREMCETYDVTPRTLRFYEAKELLFPIREGQKRLFTKRDRARLKLILRGKRFGFSLEEIRQLLDLYHVGDQQVTQMTRTYEIACERLEDMEARREELTQAIDDLKEQLRWGEKVIASMKQEKKAAE from the coding sequence ATGACCGAAGATGTGATGACCATCCGTGAGATGTGCGAGACTTATGATGTCACGCCACGCACCTTGCGGTTCTATGAGGCCAAGGAACTTCTGTTCCCGATCCGTGAAGGCCAGAAACGTCTGTTCACCAAGCGTGATCGGGCGCGGCTCAAACTGATCCTGCGCGGCAAACGATTTGGGTTCAGCCTGGAAGAAATTCGACAACTGCTGGATTTGTACCATGTAGGCGACCAGCAGGTCACACAGATGACCCGCACCTATGAAATCGCGTGCGAGCGTCTGGAGGACATGGAAGCGCGCCGCGAAGAGCTGACGCAGGCCATCGACGATCTGAAAGAGCAGTTGCGCTGGGGCGAGAAAGTCATCGCCTCGATGAAACAGGAAAAGAAGGCAGCCGAGTAA
- a CDS encoding MATE family efflux transporter: protein MQDSSAPITHRRVLKIAVPIVLSNATVPILGAVDTGVVGQMGEAAPIGAVGIGAVILSTIYWIFGFLRMGTTGMAAQARGAGDTVETRALLMRGLILGGAAGLFFILAQVAVFAGAFALSPASPEVEALTRSYLEIRIWGAPATIALYAVTGWLIAVERTRGVFILQVWMNGLNIGLDLWFVLGLGWGVEGVAIATLIAEWTGLALGVWLCRDGFADGIWRDWARVFDAARLRRMLQVNGDIMLRSVLLTGSFTTFLFVGSDLGDVNLAANQVLLQFLEITAFALDGFAFSAEALVGGAVGARDRYQVRRASVMASQWGVGGALLLAAVFFVAGPALIDLMSTSPQVREAGREYLFWAAIAPVIGVASWMFDGIYIGATWTRAMRNAMIQSVAIYVVALFMLVPVFGNHGLWAALMVLNIARGVTMGWRYPKLEAQVA, encoded by the coding sequence GTGCAGGACTCCTCGGCGCCCATCACGCACAGGCGGGTGCTGAAGATCGCGGTGCCCATAGTCCTGTCGAATGCCACCGTGCCGATACTGGGTGCGGTGGATACCGGCGTTGTCGGTCAGATGGGCGAGGCGGCCCCGATCGGGGCGGTCGGCATCGGGGCTGTGATCCTGTCCACAATTTATTGGATCTTCGGTTTCCTGCGGATGGGCACAACCGGGATGGCGGCGCAGGCACGCGGGGCAGGCGACACCGTTGAAACCCGGGCGCTGCTGATGCGCGGCCTGATCCTGGGAGGCGCGGCAGGACTGTTCTTTATCCTTGCGCAGGTGGCCGTGTTTGCGGGTGCATTCGCGCTTTCCCCGGCAAGCCCCGAAGTCGAAGCCCTGACCCGATCCTATCTGGAAATCCGCATCTGGGGGGCGCCTGCAACCATCGCGTTATATGCCGTTACCGGCTGGCTGATCGCCGTCGAGCGTACGCGCGGCGTGTTCATCCTTCAGGTCTGGATGAACGGGTTGAATATCGGTCTCGACCTGTGGTTCGTTTTGGGCCTTGGCTGGGGGGTCGAAGGGGTTGCGATTGCCACCCTGATCGCAGAATGGACCGGTTTGGCCTTGGGGGTGTGGCTTTGCCGGGATGGGTTCGCGGATGGAATCTGGCGCGATTGGGCTCGGGTTTTCGATGCCGCCCGGCTGCGGCGCATGTTGCAGGTCAACGGTGATATCATGCTGCGATCGGTTCTGTTGACCGGATCGTTCACGACATTCCTTTTTGTTGGCTCGGATCTGGGTGACGTGAATCTGGCGGCCAATCAAGTCTTGCTTCAATTTCTTGAAATCACCGCCTTTGCGCTTGATGGGTTCGCCTTTTCCGCCGAAGCGCTGGTCGGAGGCGCAGTCGGTGCCAGAGACAGGTATCAGGTGCGTCGCGCCTCTGTCATGGCCTCGCAATGGGGTGTGGGGGGGGCGCTGTTGCTGGCTGCGGTTTTCTTCGTTGCCGGTCCGGCGCTGATCGACCTGATGTCAACTTCACCGCAAGTGCGTGAAGCCGGGCGCGAATACCTGTTCTGGGCCGCAATCGCCCCGGTGATCGGAGTGGCAAGCTGGATGTTCGACGGTATCTACATCGGTGCCACCTGGACCCGCGCCATGCGAAACGCGATGATTCAGTCGGTGGCGATCTATGTGGTCGCTTTGTTCATGCTGGTGCCTGTCTTCGGCAATCACGGCCTGTGGGCCGCGCTGATGGTTCTCAATATCGCACGTGGTGTGACAATGGGCTGGCGCTATCCCAAGCTTGAAGCCCAGGTGGCCTAG
- a CDS encoding 3-hydroxyacyl-CoA dehydrogenase NAD-binding domain-containing protein — translation MTDFTLTKDADGVAFVTWDAQGKSMNVLTREAFQEVSQLIDQALSDDEIKGIVITSGKEGSFAGGMDLNTLATIRQEAGDEPAQALFDFVMGGHHILRKLELAGMDPKTKKGGKPIACAINGTCAGIGTEIALACHHRVMTSNPKSKIGLPEILLGIFPGGGGTIRYSRMVGAMAAAPVLLEGKMMDPAKAKGAQLIDAVADDPVAAAKEWVLNAKDADLVKPWDAKGYKMPGGAPYHPAGFMTFVGASAMVHGKTQGAFPAAKALLSAIYEGALVDFDTALKIEARWFTNVLMNPSSSGMIRSLFLNKEALEKGAVRPKDVPDQRVKKIGVLGAGMMGAGIALVSAQAGMEVVLVDRDQEAADKGKAYTETYLDKGIKRGKVTAEKKEAMLARITATPDLDHLKGCDLIIEAVFEDMGVKAEMTKKVEAIIPEDCIFASNTSTLPITDLAKASVRPDQFIGIHFFSPVEKMLLVEIIKGKETGDRAVAKALDYVRQIRKTPIVVNDARFFYANRCIIPYINEGARMITEGVSPVLIDNAARQLGFPVGPIQLTDETSIDLGAKIARATKAAMGNAYPESPSDDLIFWMEEQGRLGRKANAGFFDYDEKGKRVEYWKGLQDKYPLAKDQPDLIKVQERLMFAQVLEAVRALEEGVLEDIREGDVGAILGWGFAPWSGGPLSWLDIIGTPYAAERCDQLAEKYGERFACPPLLREMAEKGQTFYGRFNPEAKAA, via the coding sequence ATGACTGATTTCACTCTGACCAAAGACGCGGACGGCGTCGCCTTTGTGACCTGGGACGCCCAGGGAAAATCCATGAACGTGCTGACCCGCGAGGCTTTTCAAGAAGTCAGCCAACTGATTGATCAGGCCCTGAGCGACGACGAGATCAAAGGTATTGTCATTACCTCGGGCAAGGAAGGCTCGTTTGCCGGCGGAATGGACCTGAACACATTGGCCACTATCCGTCAGGAAGCCGGGGACGAACCTGCGCAGGCGTTGTTTGATTTCGTCATGGGCGGGCATCACATCCTGCGCAAGCTGGAATTGGCGGGCATGGACCCCAAAACCAAGAAAGGTGGCAAGCCCATCGCCTGCGCGATCAACGGAACCTGCGCCGGGATCGGGACCGAGATCGCACTGGCCTGCCATCACCGCGTCATGACAAGCAATCCAAAGTCCAAGATCGGGCTGCCCGAAATCCTGCTGGGCATCTTCCCCGGCGGCGGCGGCACCATCCGTTACAGCCGCATGGTGGGCGCCATGGCGGCGGCCCCCGTACTGCTTGAAGGCAAGATGATGGACCCGGCCAAGGCCAAGGGCGCGCAGTTGATCGACGCGGTTGCCGACGATCCGGTTGCCGCAGCCAAGGAATGGGTTCTGAATGCCAAGGACGCTGATCTGGTGAAACCCTGGGACGCGAAGGGCTACAAGATGCCCGGTGGCGCGCCCTACCACCCTGCCGGTTTCATGACCTTCGTGGGCGCGAGCGCCATGGTTCACGGGAAAACACAAGGCGCCTTCCCCGCGGCCAAAGCCCTTCTGAGCGCGATCTATGAAGGCGCGCTGGTCGACTTTGACACCGCTTTGAAAATTGAAGCCCGCTGGTTCACCAACGTGCTGATGAACCCGTCCTCGTCGGGGATGATCCGGTCACTGTTCCTCAACAAGGAAGCGCTTGAAAAAGGCGCGGTCCGTCCGAAAGATGTGCCCGATCAGCGTGTCAAGAAGATCGGCGTTCTGGGCGCTGGCATGATGGGGGCCGGTATCGCGCTGGTTTCTGCCCAAGCTGGCATGGAAGTCGTTCTGGTCGACCGCGATCAAGAGGCGGCCGACAAAGGCAAAGCTTATACCGAAACCTATCTGGACAAGGGTATCAAGCGCGGCAAGGTCACGGCCGAAAAGAAAGAGGCCATGCTGGCCCGCATCACGGCGACACCGGATCTGGACCATCTGAAAGGGTGTGACCTGATCATTGAAGCCGTGTTTGAAGACATGGGCGTAAAGGCCGAGATGACCAAAAAGGTCGAAGCGATCATCCCCGAGGACTGCATCTTTGCCTCGAACACCTCGACCCTGCCGATCACCGATCTGGCCAAGGCAAGCGTGCGTCCCGACCAATTCATCGGCATCCACTTCTTCTCACCGGTCGAGAAGATGTTGCTAGTCGAGATCATCAAGGGCAAGGAAACCGGTGATCGCGCTGTTGCCAAGGCGCTCGACTACGTGCGCCAGATCCGCAAGACGCCGATCGTGGTCAACGATGCGCGCTTCTTCTACGCCAATCGCTGCATCATTCCGTACATCAACGAAGGCGCACGGATGATCACCGAAGGCGTGAGCCCCGTGCTGATCGACAACGCCGCACGTCAGTTGGGCTTTCCGGTTGGTCCGATCCAGCTGACCGATGAAACCTCGATTGATCTGGGGGCCAAGATCGCCCGTGCGACCAAGGCCGCCATGGGCAATGCCTATCCGGAAAGCCCCTCGGACGATCTGATCTTCTGGATGGAAGAACAGGGCCGTCTGGGCCGCAAGGCAAACGCCGGCTTCTTCGACTATGACGAAAAAGGCAAGCGCGTCGAATACTGGAAGGGTCTTCAGGATAAGTATCCGCTTGCCAAAGACCAGCCCGACCTGATCAAGGTACAGGAACGCCTGATGTTCGCTCAGGTTCTGGAAGCGGTTCGGGCGCTGGAAGAAGGTGTGCTGGAAGACATCCGTGAAGGCGACGTGGGCGCCATTCTGGGCTGGGGCTTTGCGCCGTGGTCCGGTGGTCCGCTCAGCTGGCTCGACATAATCGGTACGCCCTACGCAGCCGAAAGATGTGATCAGCTGGCCGAGAAGTATGGCGAACGCTTTGCCTGCCCGCCGCTGCTGCGTGAGATGGCAGAAAAGGGTCAAACCTTCTACGGGCGTTTCAACCCCGAAGCAAAGGCTGCCTGA
- a CDS encoding acyl-CoA dehydrogenase C-terminal domain-containing protein, which yields MPVYNAPTKDMQFILHDVLNVSESDIPGYNELEAEFTGAVLEEAGKVATNVLHPLNVVGDTEGCRLENGIVYTPTGFKEAFEQMKEGGWTGLDMPEEYGGQNMPYVLGTAVGEMFSGSNQAFTMYQGLTHGAASAILAHGTDEQKNKYLPKMVSCEWTGTMNLTEPHCGTDLGLMRTKAEPQGDGSYKISGQKIFISAGDHDMADNIIHLVLAKIPGGPEGIKGVSLFIVPKFIVNEDGSLGERNGVSVGKIEEKMGIHGNSTCVMNYDEATGWLLGEEHKGMRAMFTMMNEARLGVGMQGLSQAEAAYQNALEYAKDRLQGRDVTGVKNPDGPADPLIVHPDIRRNLMDQKSFTEGARAFILWGATMIDKAHRSGDKDADGLISLLTPVIKGFLTDEGYDMTVQAQQVYGGHGYIEEWGMSQYTRDARIAMIYEGANGVQALDLVGRKLAQDGGKHVMAFFDMVKTFCKENAGQNEAYDKAFIEPLKAASKDLQAAGMYFMQEGMKNPNNALSGSYDFMHMFGHVCLGLMWARMAKAAQEALDSGTSDKEFYETKINTGRFYMARRLPATALHLSRIQTGADTVMALEAANF from the coding sequence ATGCCCGTTTACAACGCGCCAACCAAAGACATGCAGTTCATCCTGCACGACGTGCTGAATGTCTCAGAGTCGGACATACCCGGCTATAACGAACTGGAAGCCGAGTTTACCGGCGCGGTTCTGGAAGAAGCCGGCAAAGTTGCCACAAATGTTCTGCATCCGCTGAACGTTGTCGGCGACACCGAAGGATGCCGGTTGGAAAACGGTATTGTGTACACCCCGACCGGGTTCAAGGAAGCCTTCGAGCAGATGAAGGAAGGCGGCTGGACTGGCCTCGACATGCCGGAAGAGTATGGCGGCCAAAACATGCCCTATGTGTTGGGCACTGCTGTGGGTGAGATGTTCTCGGGCTCAAACCAGGCTTTCACCATGTACCAGGGCCTGACGCACGGCGCGGCCTCGGCGATTCTGGCGCACGGAACGGACGAGCAGAAGAACAAGTACCTGCCCAAAATGGTCAGCTGTGAATGGACCGGTACCATGAACCTGACCGAACCGCATTGCGGCACCGATCTGGGCCTGATGCGCACCAAAGCGGAACCGCAGGGCGACGGAAGCTACAAAATCTCTGGCCAGAAGATCTTTATCTCGGCTGGCGATCACGACATGGCCGATAACATCATCCACCTGGTGCTGGCCAAAATCCCCGGCGGACCCGAAGGCATTAAGGGCGTTTCGCTGTTCATCGTGCCCAAGTTCATCGTCAACGAAGACGGCTCTTTGGGCGAACGCAACGGCGTCTCGGTCGGCAAGATCGAAGAAAAGATGGGCATCCACGGTAACTCGACCTGCGTCATGAACTATGACGAGGCCACCGGCTGGCTGCTGGGCGAAGAGCACAAAGGTATGCGTGCGATGTTCACCATGATGAACGAAGCGCGTCTGGGTGTGGGCATGCAAGGCCTGTCGCAGGCCGAAGCGGCGTATCAGAACGCTCTGGAATACGCCAAAGACCGCCTGCAGGGCCGCGATGTAACCGGTGTAAAGAACCCCGATGGCCCGGCTGATCCGCTGATCGTTCACCCTGACATCCGTCGCAATCTGATGGATCAGAAAAGCTTCACCGAAGGCGCACGCGCGTTCATCCTTTGGGGCGCGACCATGATCGATAAAGCGCACCGATCGGGTGACAAGGACGCGGACGGGCTGATCTCGCTTCTGACCCCAGTCATCAAGGGCTTCCTGACGGATGAAGGTTACGACATGACCGTTCAGGCGCAGCAAGTCTATGGCGGGCACGGCTACATCGAAGAATGGGGCATGTCGCAATACACCCGCGATGCCCGGATCGCCATGATCTATGAAGGCGCCAACGGCGTTCAGGCGTTGGACCTTGTTGGCCGCAAACTGGCGCAGGATGGCGGTAAGCACGTCATGGCCTTCTTCGACATGGTCAAAACCTTCTGCAAGGAAAACGCAGGCCAGAACGAGGCTTATGACAAAGCCTTCATCGAACCGCTGAAGGCTGCGTCCAAGGATCTGCAGGCGGCTGGCATGTATTTCATGCAGGAAGGCATGAAAAATCCGAACAACGCGCTGTCCGGTTCCTACGATTTTATGCACATGTTCGGTCATGTCTGCCTGGGCCTGATGTGGGCCCGTATGGCCAAGGCCGCACAAGAAGCGCTGGACAGTGGCACGTCGGACAAAGAGTTCTACGAGACCAAGATCAACACCGGCCGCTTCTACATGGCCCGCCGTCTGCCCGCCACGGCGTTGCATCTGTCGCGCATTCAAACCGGCGCAGACACGGTCATGGCGCTGGAGGCTGCAAACTTCTGA
- a CDS encoding Hint domain-containing protein, which translates to MSEVTSISVYLDQSSETDPSGLNHAVNARRGGFLSGTKVATTSGWKPVERIAVGDLVRTLDHGFKEVRRISTSVVVIPAEERRSEYLPVFVPARAAYNGRPVWLMPEQGIALNLSQIDADVSGCSVVSARLLNGVGRFMSQAPGSSFEVRSLFFDEDQVIFVEGGLQAYCPSGLFNMRGRVSGAGYDVADEETGTKLVNLIASRGDMSALANPLGALPAPIPQEPIFPIRPPSGVRRPGRPGRPNAPVLFLRPEWQI; encoded by the coding sequence GTGTCTGAAGTTACGAGTATTTCTGTTTATCTTGATCAGTCGTCGGAAACTGATCCATCCGGTTTGAACCACGCAGTGAACGCGCGCCGTGGTGGTTTTTTGAGCGGCACGAAGGTTGCGACGACCAGCGGGTGGAAACCGGTTGAGCGCATTGCAGTCGGCGATCTTGTCCGAACTCTGGATCACGGGTTCAAAGAGGTGCGCCGCATCTCGACCAGCGTCGTGGTCATTCCTGCCGAAGAGCGCCGTTCCGAGTATTTGCCGGTTTTCGTACCGGCACGCGCCGCGTATAACGGGCGCCCCGTTTGGCTGATGCCCGAACAGGGCATTGCTCTGAACCTGTCGCAGATTGATGCCGATGTCAGCGGATGTTCCGTCGTATCCGCAAGACTGCTGAATGGCGTGGGTCGGTTTATGTCGCAGGCACCGGGATCGTCGTTTGAGGTCCGTTCCCTGTTTTTCGACGAAGATCAGGTGATTTTTGTCGAGGGCGGCCTGCAAGCTTACTGCCCTTCCGGCCTGTTCAACATGCGCGGCAGGGTCAGCGGGGCTGGTTACGATGTCGCCGATGAAGAGACCGGCACAAAGCTGGTCAACCTGATTGCAAGCAGGGGAGATATGTCAGCCCTTGCCAACCCATTGGGTGCCCTGCCTGCACCCATTCCGCAGGAACCGATATTTCCGATCCGTCCGCCCTCTGGGGTCAGGCGGCCGGGTCGACCGGGGCGTCCAAACGCGCCGGTGCTGTTTCTGCGGCCCGAATGGCAGATCTAA
- a CDS encoding PaaI family thioesterase, with the protein MARPRPEPMQVVKQRRDAALRALVDGVPYIRFLNISFDRRGDELTGVLNFDDKLIGNPFLPAIHGGVTAAFLEVTAVITLSWEHMFPRIESGEIDGEAIVTDPNIRFPKTIDFTVDYLRSGLPRDAYARAFISRSGRRYASVRVEAWQDNHAKLFAQASGHFLMPQPPRDKS; encoded by the coding sequence ATGGCAAGACCTCGTCCCGAACCAATGCAGGTGGTCAAGCAGCGACGCGACGCAGCGTTGCGTGCGCTGGTTGACGGTGTCCCTTACATCCGATTTCTCAATATCAGCTTCGACCGGCGCGGGGATGAACTGACCGGCGTTCTGAACTTCGATGACAAGTTGATCGGCAACCCGTTCCTGCCTGCGATTCACGGCGGTGTAACCGCGGCATTCCTCGAAGTGACCGCTGTCATCACCCTTAGTTGGGAACATATGTTCCCGCGTATCGAAAGTGGCGAGATCGACGGAGAGGCCATTGTGACCGATCCGAATATCCGCTTTCCCAAGACCATCGACTTTACCGTCGACTATCTGCGCTCGGGCCTTCCACGGGACGCATATGCACGGGCTTTCATCAGCAGATCCGGGCGGCGGTATGCCTCGGTCCGAGTCGAAGCCTGGCAGGACAACCACGCGAAACTGTTCGCGCAGGCTTCCGGACATTTCCTGATGCCGCAACCTCCCAGAGACAAGAGCTGA